One stretch of Cohnella algarum DNA includes these proteins:
- a CDS encoding YbaB/EbfC family nucleoid-associated protein: protein MNNMNQMMKQVKKMQEQMMKAQEELGTKTVEGTAGGGVVSVTVNGHKKVLNIEIKPEAVDPDDVEMLQDLVLTAVNDALAKADELANADMGKFTGGMKIPGLF, encoded by the coding sequence ATGAACAATATGAACCAAATGATGAAGCAAGTGAAAAAGATGCAAGAGCAAATGATGAAAGCCCAGGAGGAGCTCGGCACGAAAACGGTCGAGGGCACCGCGGGCGGCGGAGTCGTTTCGGTCACCGTCAACGGCCATAAAAAAGTATTGAACATCGAGATCAAGCCGGAAGCGGTCGATCCCGACGACGTCGAAATGCTGCAGGACCTCGTGTTGACGGCGGTTAACGACGCGCTGGCGAAGGCCGATGAGCTGGCCAACGCCGACATGGGCAAGTTTACCGGCGGCATGAAAATTCCAGGCTTGTTTTAA
- a CDS encoding two-component system sensor histidine kinase NtrB, with amino-acid sequence MVNSGLNGDSAHRDPAASGRDIYIYKFAERILEDDHTGVVLCDSGFRILEISPMVCSVFGGERKGIIGQSVWTWLAGLPSLAPAFWADLLEGRSFRNRRFTWGNGEGRRELTLEGGTLRDGGAAIGSYLLFQDVTHLMQLEEQVRRSDRLKMIGQVAAGTAHEIRNPLTAIKGFMQLLGKALAERDMNRELEYVGIVLSELDRVNSLVNEFLLLSKPKEVRLVPVYLGALFGEMLPMLHSDAILYDVNLNYEPADNLPPVYADKEMLKQVFLNLGKNAIEAMGTGGTLVIKERGPLPGGREVSVEIRDNGPGIAEELLERVFDPFFTTKEQGTGLGLSICQRIVHELGGRIGVKSGPGGTTFTVSLPMAAFARGKKVSGGGALPFHDV; translated from the coding sequence ATGGTGAATTCGGGCTTGAACGGCGATTCGGCGCATCGGGATCCGGCGGCATCGGGACGGGATATTTACATTTACAAATTTGCGGAACGGATTTTGGAGGACGACCATACCGGCGTCGTTTTGTGCGATTCCGGGTTTCGCATTTTGGAAATCAGCCCGATGGTCTGTTCCGTGTTCGGGGGGGAACGCAAGGGCATTATCGGGCAAAGCGTCTGGACCTGGCTGGCGGGCCTCCCGTCGCTCGCGCCCGCGTTTTGGGCGGATCTGCTCGAGGGCCGTTCCTTCCGCAATCGGAGATTTACATGGGGAAACGGAGAAGGGCGCCGGGAGCTGACGCTGGAAGGAGGGACCCTCCGGGACGGCGGGGCCGCGATCGGAAGCTATCTGCTTTTCCAGGACGTGACGCATTTGATGCAGCTCGAAGAGCAGGTGCGCCGCTCCGATCGCTTGAAGATGATCGGACAAGTCGCGGCCGGCACCGCGCACGAAATCCGCAACCCCCTGACGGCCATCAAGGGCTTCATGCAATTGCTGGGCAAGGCGCTTGCCGAACGGGATATGAATCGGGAGCTGGAGTATGTCGGCATCGTGCTGTCCGAGCTGGATCGCGTCAATTCGCTCGTAAACGAATTTTTGCTGCTCAGCAAGCCGAAGGAAGTGCGCCTCGTTCCCGTCTATCTGGGCGCGCTGTTCGGAGAAATGCTGCCCATGCTGCACAGCGACGCGATTTTGTACGACGTGAATTTAAATTACGAGCCGGCGGACAATCTGCCGCCCGTTTATGCGGATAAAGAAATGCTCAAGCAGGTGTTTTTGAATTTGGGCAAAAACGCGATCGAAGCGATGGGCACCGGGGGGACGCTGGTCATAAAGGAAAGAGGCCCTCTTCCGGGCGGCAGGGAAGTGTCGGTGGAAATCCGGGACAACGGGCCGGGGATCGCGGAAGAGCTGCTCGAGCGCGTGTTCGACCCGTTTTTTACGACGAAAGAACAGGGCACCGGCCTGGGCTTGTCCATCTGCCAGCGCATCGTGCACGAGCTCGGAGGGAGAATCGGCGTGAAGTCGGGCCCCGGGGGGACGACGTTCACGGTTTCGCTGCCGATGGCCGCTTTTGCCAGAGGCAAGAAGGTATCCGGCGGTGGAGCGCTTCCGTTTCATGATGTATAA
- the dnaX gene encoding DNA polymerase III subunit gamma/tau: MAHIALYRAWRPQTFQDMVGQQHIVQTLQNAIREDRLSHAYLFSGPRGTGKTSAARLLAKAINCERGPAAEPCNECETCRRISSGAVMDVVEIDAASNRGVEEIRDIRDKVKYAPTEVRRKVYIIDEVHMLTTEAFNALLKTLEEPPGHVMFMLATTEPHRLPATIISRCQRFEFRRVSLAEQQERLAEICRKEGIEADDDALAHICRLSDGGMRDALSLLDQISSFTEGRITLRDAVEATGGLPSEQFARLAAAVRDGDAAGVLTEIDEMMRAGKSADKCLEQLMHYFRDMLLSVIAPDAAASSGKVADPGELRKMAEGFSRERLFSIIDLLNRYQSEMKYAAHPQTMFEIALLKLCSLSEGGAARPPVAPAPAQGNAAEGQQAPAELARLQQQVAGLERRLDELLRGGGVSGSAGGARSAGAGDGGRRSGSLGIGAGRAGAGAPGGAAGAGAAKPQRKRIRLEPYIAAAGAPETLQALGKWPQVLQRVKEERVTVHAWLVDGEPVSYTEDTVLVAFRNSIHRETTEKPANRQVIESVLTAVFGRPTELATMLQKEWQEALAAAGTQGSGEAAPEELTLEPEDGGEPLVEEALKLFGDQLVVIKDD, from the coding sequence ATGGCCCACATTGCGCTGTACCGGGCCTGGCGTCCGCAGACGTTTCAGGACATGGTCGGGCAACAGCATATCGTACAAACACTGCAAAACGCGATTCGGGAAGACCGCCTGTCTCATGCCTATTTATTCAGCGGCCCGCGGGGAACCGGCAAGACGAGCGCCGCCCGGTTGCTCGCCAAAGCGATCAACTGCGAGCGGGGTCCCGCGGCCGAGCCGTGCAACGAGTGCGAAACGTGCCGCAGGATTTCGTCGGGGGCGGTCATGGACGTAGTCGAAATCGACGCCGCGTCCAACCGGGGCGTCGAGGAAATCCGCGATATCCGCGACAAGGTGAAGTACGCGCCTACGGAAGTGCGCCGCAAAGTGTACATTATCGACGAAGTCCACATGCTCACGACCGAGGCGTTCAACGCGCTGCTCAAGACGTTGGAGGAGCCGCCGGGCCACGTCATGTTCATGCTGGCGACGACGGAGCCCCACCGGCTCCCGGCAACGATCATTTCGCGCTGCCAGCGCTTCGAGTTCCGGAGAGTGTCGCTTGCCGAGCAGCAGGAGCGGCTGGCCGAAATTTGCCGGAAGGAAGGCATCGAAGCGGACGACGACGCGCTTGCCCACATTTGCCGCCTGTCGGACGGGGGCATGCGGGATGCGCTGAGCCTGCTGGATCAGATTTCATCGTTTACGGAAGGCAGGATAACGCTTCGCGACGCGGTCGAGGCGACCGGAGGGCTTCCCTCCGAACAGTTCGCCCGGCTTGCCGCCGCGGTGCGGGACGGCGACGCCGCCGGCGTGCTGACGGAAATCGACGAGATGATGCGCGCCGGCAAAAGCGCCGACAAATGCCTCGAGCAGCTGATGCATTATTTCCGCGACATGCTGCTTTCGGTCATCGCGCCCGATGCGGCGGCTTCCTCGGGGAAAGTGGCCGATCCGGGCGAACTGAGGAAGATGGCGGAGGGCTTTTCGCGGGAACGGCTTTTTTCGATCATCGATTTGCTGAACCGTTATCAATCGGAAATGAAGTACGCCGCGCACCCGCAAACGATGTTCGAGATCGCGCTGCTCAAGCTTTGCTCCCTTTCCGAAGGCGGCGCCGCTCGGCCGCCGGTCGCTCCGGCGCCGGCGCAAGGAAACGCCGCCGAAGGGCAGCAGGCGCCGGCCGAGCTGGCGCGGCTGCAGCAGCAGGTGGCCGGCCTGGAGCGCCGGCTGGACGAGCTGCTTCGCGGCGGCGGCGTTTCCGGCTCCGCGGGGGGCGCGCGTTCCGCGGGCGCCGGGGACGGAGGCCGCCGGAGCGGCAGCCTCGGCATCGGCGCCGGCCGCGCGGGCGCGGGAGCTCCCGGCGGCGCGGCGGGAGCGGGGGCGGCCAAGCCGCAGCGCAAGCGCATCCGGCTGGAGCCGTACATCGCGGCGGCCGGCGCGCCGGAAACGCTGCAGGCGCTGGGCAAGTGGCCGCAAGTGCTCCAGCGGGTCAAAGAAGAACGCGTCACCGTACATGCATGGCTGGTCGACGGAGAGCCCGTATCTTATACTGAGGATACGGTGCTGGTCGCCTTTCGCAATTCGATCCACCGGGAGACGACGGAGAAGCCCGCCAACCGGCAGGTGATCGAAAGCGTACTGACCGCCGTGTTCGGACGGCCGACGGAGCTGGCGACCATGCTGCAGAAGGAATGGCAGGAAGCATTGGCTGCGGCGGGAACGCAAGGTTCCGGCGAAGCCGCGCCCGAGGAGCTGACGCTGGAGCCGGAAGACGGGGGAGAGCCGCTCGTCGAGGAAGCGCTCAAGCTGTTCGGCGACCAGCTGGTAGTCATCAAAGACGATTGA
- the fba gene encoding class II fructose-1,6-bisphosphate aldolase, whose amino-acid sequence MPLVSMNEFLPKAKANRFAVGQFNMNNLEFAQAITEAAMEEKSPFIFGVSEGALKYMGIEYTVAIAEAAAKKSGLPIALHLDHGSSFDVAMQCIRAGFSSVMFDGSHHPYEENIKLTKEIVKAAHAMGVSVEGELGTIGGVEDDISVDEADAALAKPEEAIRFYEETGVDALAIAVGTAHGMYKGEVKIHYDIIEAVTSKIPVPIVLHGGSGVPDDLIRQAIQYGVGKINVNTENQVACTKVIREVLGKDEKIIDPRKYLTPARTAMKEVVKEKIRLFGSSNQA is encoded by the coding sequence ATGCCATTGGTTTCAATGAATGAGTTTTTGCCGAAGGCCAAAGCGAACCGTTTCGCCGTAGGCCAGTTCAACATGAACAACCTGGAGTTCGCGCAAGCGATCACGGAAGCGGCAATGGAAGAAAAATCCCCCTTTATTTTCGGCGTCAGCGAAGGCGCCCTGAAATATATGGGGATCGAATACACGGTGGCGATCGCGGAAGCCGCCGCCAAGAAATCGGGCCTGCCGATCGCGCTTCACCTTGACCACGGCAGCAGCTTCGACGTGGCGATGCAATGTATCCGCGCCGGCTTCTCTTCCGTCATGTTCGATGGTTCCCACCATCCGTACGAAGAGAACATCAAGCTGACGAAAGAAATCGTCAAAGCGGCGCACGCTATGGGCGTATCGGTCGAAGGCGAGCTCGGAACGATCGGCGGCGTCGAGGACGACATCAGCGTCGACGAGGCGGATGCGGCACTGGCGAAACCGGAAGAAGCGATTCGTTTCTACGAAGAAACGGGCGTCGACGCGCTGGCGATCGCCGTCGGCACGGCGCACGGCATGTACAAGGGCGAAGTGAAAATTCACTATGATATCATCGAAGCCGTCACTTCCAAAATCCCGGTCCCGATCGTTCTTCACGGCGGCTCCGGCGTTCCGGACGATCTCATTCGCCAAGCGATCCAATACGGCGTAGGCAAAATCAACGTCAACACCGAAAACCAAGTCGCCTGCACGAAGGTCATTCGCGAAGTGCTCGGCAAAGACGAAAAAATCATCGACCCCCGCAAGTATCTCACGCCTGCCCGCACGGCGATGAAAGAAGTCGTCAAAGAAAAAATCCGTCTGTTCGGCAGCAGCAACCAGGCCTAA
- a CDS encoding CTP synthase, producing MTKYIFVTGGVVSSLGKGITAASLGRLLKNRGLKVTIQKFDPYINVDPGTMSPYQHGEVFVTDDGAETDLDLGHYERFIDINLSKNSNVTTGKIYSTVISKERRGEYLGGTVQVIPHITNEIKDRVFRAGRETGSDVVITEIGGTVGDIESLPFLEAIRQIKSDIGRENVMYIHVTLIPYIKAAGEVKTKPTQHSVKELRSIGIQPNVIVCRTEYPLADDMKRKIALFCDIDANAVVECRDASTLYEVPLMLRDEGLDDYVVKHLGLTAAAPVPDMTEWEALVRRVKSLSKTTEIAIVGKYVALHDAYLSIVESLAHAGFDADAEVNIRWVNAEELTPDNVEEQLAGVNGVLVPGGFGDRGIEGKIVAIRYAREKGVPFFGICLGMQVAVVEFARNMAGLDNANSSEIHPATPYPVIDLLPEQKDIEDLGGTMRLGLYPCKLVPGSLAARCYGDELVYERHRHRYEFNNEYRERIEEAGLRISGTSPDGRLVEMIELPEHPWFLAVQFHPEFTSRPNRPQPLFRDFVRAALRHSGN from the coding sequence GTGACCAAATACATTTTTGTTACCGGCGGCGTCGTATCGTCGCTCGGCAAGGGGATTACCGCCGCATCGCTTGGCCGGTTGCTGAAAAACCGCGGACTTAAGGTGACGATCCAAAAATTCGACCCTTATATCAATGTGGACCCGGGCACGATGAGCCCTTATCAGCACGGCGAGGTGTTCGTGACCGACGACGGAGCGGAAACCGATCTCGATCTCGGACACTACGAGCGTTTTATCGACATCAATTTGTCCAAGAACAGCAACGTGACGACCGGCAAAATCTACTCCACGGTCATCAGCAAGGAACGGCGCGGGGAGTATTTGGGCGGCACCGTCCAGGTCATTCCGCACATCACGAACGAAATCAAGGATCGCGTGTTCCGCGCGGGCCGCGAGACGGGATCCGACGTCGTCATTACCGAGATCGGCGGCACTGTCGGCGACATCGAGAGCTTGCCGTTTCTGGAAGCGATCCGCCAGATCAAAAGCGACATCGGCCGCGAAAACGTGATGTACATTCACGTTACCCTCATTCCCTACATTAAAGCGGCCGGGGAAGTGAAGACGAAGCCGACCCAGCACAGCGTCAAGGAGCTGCGCAGCATCGGCATCCAGCCGAACGTCATCGTCTGCCGCACCGAGTATCCGCTGGCCGACGACATGAAGCGCAAGATCGCCCTGTTCTGCGATATCGACGCGAACGCGGTCGTCGAATGCCGCGACGCTTCCACGCTGTACGAAGTTCCGCTCATGCTGCGCGACGAAGGGCTCGACGACTACGTCGTCAAGCATCTCGGCCTGACGGCCGCGGCTCCCGTGCCGGACATGACGGAATGGGAAGCGCTCGTCCGCCGGGTCAAATCGTTGTCCAAAACGACGGAAATCGCCATTGTCGGCAAATACGTCGCGCTTCACGACGCTTATTTGAGCATTGTCGAATCGCTCGCCCATGCCGGCTTCGACGCGGATGCCGAAGTGAACATCCGCTGGGTGAACGCCGAGGAGCTTACGCCGGATAACGTGGAGGAGCAGCTCGCCGGCGTCAACGGCGTGCTCGTGCCCGGGGGCTTCGGCGACCGCGGCATCGAAGGCAAAATCGTCGCCATCCGTTACGCCCGCGAGAAAGGCGTGCCCTTCTTCGGCATCTGTCTCGGCATGCAGGTTGCGGTCGTCGAGTTCGCCCGCAATATGGCCGGCCTGGACAACGCCAACAGTTCGGAAATCCATCCGGCGACGCCGTATCCGGTCATCGACCTGCTGCCCGAGCAGAAGGACATCGAGGACCTGGGCGGCACGATGCGGCTCGGCCTGTATCCGTGCAAGCTCGTGCCGGGCAGCCTCGCCGCGCGCTGCTACGGGGACGAGCTCGTTTACGAGCGCCATCGCCATCGTTACGAATTCAACAACGAATACCGCGAACGCATCGAAGAGGCGGGCCTGCGCATTTCCGGGACTTCGCCGGACGGCCGTCTGGTCGAGATGATCGAGCTGCCGGAGCATCCGTGGTTTTTGGCCGTTCAGTTCCATCCCGAATTCACGTCGAGACCGAACCGTCCTCAGCCTTTGTTCCGCGATTTCGTTCGCGCCGCCCTCCGCCATTCCGGCAACTAA
- a CDS encoding radical SAM protein, which translates to MQLVYADEQGQVYDHPELLGIARSGDRLVELFDEELIPLPPGATLVGLPYTRAVGMNPRTGEMVAMAPGCQAVGALLPQGYTRYYVPGYTKTDKEQLLPLFGYTAVVWKDGEFYVAAGQTDDPEPWNPENCDRRELELKVDRLLSAYPENRLYQHLSHCALEYECLTASNTFLQRLEGAVPVSFACNAGCFGCISEQPDDSGFPAPQTRLQFKPTTDEVVDIMLEHLKAPNAIISFGQGCEGEPSTQAKTIVEAIKRVRAQTSNGYININTNAGLTDHLRAITDAGLDLMRVSTISALDEHYNAYYKPRGYTLANVEKSLRYAADKGVYTSINYLVFPGVTDREEEIEAMIEFVRRTGLKLIQMRNLNIDPDAYLSLIPKARGEVYGMKTLLDIFREELPGVVVGSYTHVPPAGVR; encoded by the coding sequence ATGCAACTGGTTTACGCAGACGAACAGGGCCAGGTGTACGATCATCCCGAGCTGCTCGGGATCGCCCGCAGCGGCGACCGCCTCGTCGAGCTGTTCGACGAGGAGCTCATTCCGCTGCCTCCCGGCGCGACGCTTGTCGGCTTGCCGTACACCCGGGCGGTCGGCATGAATCCGCGCACGGGCGAGATGGTCGCAATGGCTCCGGGCTGCCAGGCGGTCGGCGCGCTGCTGCCGCAAGGCTATACCCGCTATTACGTGCCGGGCTACACGAAAACGGACAAAGAGCAGCTTCTGCCCTTGTTCGGCTACACCGCCGTCGTCTGGAAGGACGGGGAGTTTTACGTGGCCGCCGGCCAAACGGACGATCCCGAGCCCTGGAATCCGGAAAATTGCGACCGCCGCGAGCTGGAGCTGAAGGTGGACCGGCTGCTTTCCGCCTACCCGGAAAACCGGCTCTATCAGCACCTGTCCCACTGCGCGCTCGAATACGAATGCCTGACGGCTTCCAATACGTTTTTGCAGCGGCTGGAGGGAGCGGTTCCCGTGTCGTTCGCCTGCAACGCCGGCTGCTTCGGCTGCATTTCCGAGCAGCCGGACGACAGCGGCTTTCCCGCCCCCCAAACGCGGCTGCAATTCAAGCCGACGACGGATGAGGTCGTCGACATCATGCTGGAGCACCTGAAAGCGCCGAACGCGATCATCAGCTTCGGCCAAGGCTGCGAAGGCGAGCCGTCGACACAGGCGAAGACGATCGTCGAAGCGATCAAGCGCGTGCGCGCTCAGACGTCGAACGGTTATATCAACATCAACACGAATGCGGGACTGACCGATCATTTGCGGGCGATTACCGACGCCGGGCTCGACCTGATGCGGGTCAGCACGATCAGCGCGCTCGACGAGCACTACAACGCGTACTACAAGCCCCGCGGCTATACGCTGGCCAACGTCGAAAAGTCGCTGCGCTACGCCGCCGACAAGGGCGTTTACACGTCGATCAACTACCTCGTGTTCCCCGGGGTGACGGACCGGGAAGAAGAGATCGAGGCGATGATCGAATTCGTCCGGCGCACCGGCTTGAAGCTCATTCAGATGCGCAACCTCAACATCGATCCGGACGCCTATCTGTCGCTCATCCCGAAAGCGCGGGGCGAAGTTTACGGGATGAAGACGCTGCTCGACATTTTTCGCGAGGAGCTGCCGGGCGTGGTCGTCGGTTCGTACACGCACGTCCCGCCGGCGGGCGTCCGCTGA
- the rpmE gene encoding 50S ribosomal protein L31 has product MKQSIHPQYHVTTATCACGNTFETGSIRPNLRVEICSACHPFFTGKQKFVDAGGRVDKFKKKYGL; this is encoded by the coding sequence TTGAAGCAAAGCATCCATCCGCAATATCATGTGACGACCGCTACCTGCGCTTGCGGGAATACGTTCGAGACCGGTTCCATCCGGCCGAATCTGCGCGTCGAAATATGCTCGGCATGCCACCCGTTCTTTACGGGCAAACAGAAGTTTGTCGATGCCGGCGGTCGTGTTGACAAATTCAAGAAAAAATACGGACTGTAA
- the recR gene encoding recombination mediator RecR yields the protein MYYPEPIAKLIDAFSRLPGIGPKTAARLAFHVLRMKEEEAIDFAKALVNVKRQLTYCSICCNITDTDPCRICSDKTRDASVICVVQEPKDLVAMERTKEFGGFYHVLHGAISPMDGVGPDDIRIAELLRRLSDERVQELILATNPNIEGEATAMYLSRLVKPFGIKVTRIAHGLPVGGDLEYADEVTLSKALEGRRELS from the coding sequence ATGTACTATCCCGAACCGATCGCCAAGCTTATCGATGCCTTCTCCCGCCTGCCGGGCATCGGCCCCAAAACGGCCGCCCGGCTGGCTTTTCACGTCCTTCGGATGAAGGAAGAGGAGGCCATCGACTTTGCCAAAGCGCTTGTCAACGTCAAGCGCCAGCTGACGTATTGCTCGATTTGCTGCAATATTACCGATACCGACCCGTGCCGGATTTGTTCGGACAAAACGCGAGACGCTTCGGTCATCTGCGTCGTTCAGGAGCCCAAGGATCTCGTCGCGATGGAACGGACGAAGGAGTTCGGCGGGTTCTATCATGTGCTGCACGGCGCGATTTCGCCGATGGACGGCGTCGGCCCCGACGATATCCGGATCGCGGAGCTGCTCAGGCGCTTAAGCGACGAGCGGGTGCAGGAGCTGATCCTGGCGACGAATCCGAATATCGAGGGCGAGGCGACGGCAATGTATTTGTCCCGCCTCGTGAAGCCGTTCGGCATTAAGGTGACGCGCATCGCGCACGGGCTGCCGGTCGGGGGCGACCTGGAATACGCCGACGAAGTCACCTTGTCCAAAGCGCTCGAAGGACGACGCGAGTTGAGCTAG
- a CDS encoding response regulator, with translation MTRKKLLIVDDQVGIRILLLEVFSTEGYETFQAANGRAALEIVRLHAPDLVLLDMKIPGMDGLEILKKIKEMNRDIKVIMMTAYGELDMIKEATELGALMHFTKPFDIDELRVAVNLQLSEEGPSPRFATAT, from the coding sequence ATGACAAGGAAGAAACTGCTGATCGTTGACGACCAGGTCGGCATTCGGATTTTGCTTCTGGAAGTGTTTAGCACGGAAGGATATGAGACGTTTCAAGCCGCAAACGGTCGTGCCGCGCTGGAAATCGTACGTCTGCATGCGCCGGATCTCGTTTTGCTCGATATGAAAATTCCGGGCATGGACGGCCTGGAGATTTTGAAGAAAATAAAGGAAATGAACCGCGACATCAAAGTGATCATGATGACCGCGTACGGCGAGCTCGACATGATCAAGGAGGCGACCGAACTGGGCGCTCTGATGCATTTTACGAAGCCGTTCGATATCGACGAGCTGCGGGTTGCCGTCAATTTGCAACTGTCCGAGGAAGGGCCTTCTCCACGGTTCGCGACCGCTACATGA
- a CDS encoding UDP-N-acetylglucosamine 1-carboxyvinyltransferase has product MEKLMIRGGRPLKGTVSISGAKNSAIALLPAAILAESEVRLDNLPHLSDVNIYIELLQELGAKVTWTSDMMRIDPSDLKSVPMPNGQVKMLRASYYLMGALLGRFGEATIGLPGGCNFEPRPIDQHIKGFEALGAVVTNEHGAVRIRAKELRGAKIYLDVVSVGATINIMLAASRAKGSTVIENAAKEPEIIDVATLLNAMGAKIKGAGTETIRIEGVDSLHGCRHSIIPDRIQAGTYMIAAAATRGDVLIDNIIPKHLEALTAKLQEMGVRVQEMDEAIRVVGQPKYEAIDVKALVYPGFATDLQSPMTSLLTQASGVSILSDYVYSNRFKHVPELMRMGAQIRVEGRSAIIEGGKLNAAKVRAADLRAGAALVIAALTVDEGVSEITGVEYIDRGYENLVQLFSNLGAEIWREG; this is encoded by the coding sequence ATGGAGAAATTGATGATACGCGGAGGCCGACCGCTGAAAGGCACGGTTAGCATCAGCGGCGCCAAGAACAGCGCGATCGCGCTTCTTCCCGCCGCCATATTGGCGGAGTCCGAAGTGCGCCTTGACAATCTTCCGCATCTCAGCGATGTGAATATTTATATCGAATTGCTGCAGGAGCTCGGAGCGAAAGTAACCTGGACGAGCGATATGATGCGCATCGATCCGTCCGATCTGAAATCGGTTCCGATGCCGAACGGACAGGTAAAGATGCTTCGGGCCTCGTATTATTTGATGGGAGCGCTGCTCGGCCGCTTCGGCGAAGCCACGATCGGCTTGCCGGGAGGCTGCAACTTCGAGCCCCGTCCCATCGACCAGCATATCAAAGGATTTGAAGCGCTGGGGGCCGTCGTAACCAACGAACATGGCGCCGTCCGCATTCGAGCCAAAGAACTCCGCGGGGCGAAAATATATTTGGACGTCGTGAGTGTCGGCGCTACCATCAACATCATGCTGGCCGCTTCCCGGGCCAAGGGCTCGACGGTGATCGAGAACGCGGCCAAGGAGCCGGAAATCATCGACGTCGCGACGCTGCTGAACGCCATGGGCGCCAAAATCAAAGGCGCCGGCACCGAAACGATTCGGATCGAAGGCGTCGACAGCCTGCATGGCTGCCGTCATTCGATCATCCCCGACCGCATCCAAGCGGGAACGTACATGATCGCCGCCGCCGCCACGCGCGGAGATGTCCTTATCGATAACATCATTCCCAAGCATCTTGAAGCTTTGACGGCGAAGCTGCAGGAGATGGGCGTTCGCGTCCAGGAGATGGACGAAGCCATCCGGGTCGTCGGACAGCCGAAATACGAGGCCATCGACGTGAAGGCGCTCGTATACCCCGGGTTCGCGACCGACTTGCAATCGCCGATGACGAGCCTGCTTACGCAAGCGAGCGGCGTGAGCATTTTGTCCGATTACGTGTACAGCAACCGTTTCAAGCATGTTCCCGAGCTTATGAGAATGGGCGCCCAGATTCGCGTCGAAGGCCGTTCCGCCATCATCGAGGGCGGCAAGCTGAACGCGGCCAAAGTCCGGGCGGCCGATTTGCGGGCGGGAGCCGCGCTCGTAATCGCGGCGTTGACGGTTGACGAGGGCGTTTCGGAAATCACGGGAGTGGAGTACATCGACCGGGGCTATGAAAACCTTGTTCAACTTTTCAGTAATTTGGGCGCCGAAATTTGGCGCGAAGGCTGA